From Corticium candelabrum chromosome 13, ooCorCand1.1, whole genome shotgun sequence, a single genomic window includes:
- the LOC134189133 gene encoding arsenite methyltransferase-like: MESYRHGFRAGDGESYHQSSLMQHRGGCSVIDTLLRPVLGEAILDVGCGTGRLTLELASRVGESGRVVGVDPSESRIDIAKAELAKQDSHAAAVTYLQGNVKEARSLGPFDAIFSNYVFHWFERADRQGIVRDIYECLKPGGRLVSRLKPLQTQPNSCTNDVFALAMPTSDFESASGLKLDPPAVWSQIFTEAGFSVEVCEERDEEIKTPNLQAILRLLEISVPSFRMQLLKSSDVEILNKKYRTGEGEEVSIVTKDLKILAKKPEA, from the coding sequence ATGGAATCATACCGACATGGATTTCGAGCTGGGGACGGTGAGTCTTATCACCAATCCTCATTAATGCAACATCGGGGAGGATGTAGCGTAATAGATACACTTCTACGACCTGTTCTTGGAGAGGCCATTCTTGATGTCGGATGCGGTACAGGGCGTCTAACGCTAGAATTGGCGTCACGAGTTGGAGAGTCAGGTCGAGTTGTTGGCGTAGATCCAAGTGAGAGTAGAATTGATATTGCTAAAGCAGAGCTAGCAAAGCAAGACAGtcatgcagctgcagtcaCCTACCTGCAAGGGAATGTCAAAGAGGCTCGGTCACTGGGTCCTTTTGACGCAATCTTCAGCAACTATGTCTTCCATTGGTTTGAGCGGGCTGATCGTCAAGGAATCGTCAGAGACATTTATGAGTGTCTCAAACCAGGTGGTCGTCTTGTGAGTCGTCTAAAGCCTTTACAGACACAACCCAATAGTTGTACAAATGATGTCTTCGCTCTTGCCATGCCAACCAGTGACTTTGAGTCTGCTTCTGGTCTAAAACTTGATCCACCGGCTGTCTGGTCACAGATTTTCACTGAAGCTGGATTTTCAGTAGAGGTGTGTGAGGAGCGTGACGAAGAGATAAAAACACCCAACCTTCAAGCAATTCTTAGACTTTTGGAAATATCTGTTCCTAGTTTTAGGATGCAGCTGCTTAAAAGCAGTGACGTAGAAATATTGAATAAAAAGTACAGAACTGGAGAAGGAGAGGAAGTCAGCATTGTTACAAAGGACCTCAAGATTTTGGCAAAGAAGCCTGAAGCCTGA
- the LOC134188709 gene encoding N-acetylglucosamine-6-sulfatase-like isoform X2 has translation MSCIFFALFVASLTAVASKQPNIVFIITDDQDVKLDSLSVQPKVQKLLTDEGLFFKNAFVTHPVCCPSRSSTLTGKYTHNHQTYENNVNRGCNAQSWRDRNENKTIGAYMSRAGYTTGFFGKYLNNYALKSSGMNASHVPPGWHKWFGLVGNSRFYHYSVSNDGVEEAHGNDYKKDYFTDVVKRQAIAFIGNVTESGKDSPFFMYVSTPAPHRPATPAPQYNHTFDGRQAPRTPSYHYDGTDKHWIISKGTPHMNNQTVEIVDQLFRQRWETLLSVDDLVEELLATLEKKNLMNNTFIFYNSDHGYHLGQFNQQGEKRQPYDEDIRVPLIVRGPGIAKNQTADTIALNIDLLPTFIDLAGGEIPDDVDGRSLKPILMGQTTKNTWRSDFLVEYWGEGNPCMGHMASKEQVFLHDCHNNTFVGIRSLKSGDNTLYAEFFANDSAPVAIDNFNFEEYYDLDKDYWQLHNMIHQVDPNTRTTIRDRLKKFATCSGTSCHI, from the exons ATGTCCTGCATCTTCTTCGCCTTGTTTGTTGCTTCTCTGACTGCAGTCGCATCAAAGCAGCCTAACATCG TTTTTATCATCACTGACGACCAGGACGTGAAGCTCGACTCTCTGTCCGTGCAGCCGAAAGTACAGAAGCTGCTGACGGATGAAGGTCTGTTCTTCAAGAATGCTTTTGTCACACATCCGGTCTGTTGCCCCTCGAGATCTTCAACACTGACCGGAAAGTATACGCACAATCACCAGACGTATGAGAACAATGTGAATAGAGGCTGCAATGCGCAGTCGTGGAGAGACAGGAATGAGAATAAAACGATCGGAGCTTACATGAGCAGAGCAGGATATACAACTGGATTCTTTG gcAAGTACCTCAATAACTATGCTCTGAAGTCATCAGGCATGAACGCATCACACGTCCCACCAGGCTGGCACAAATGGTTTGGCCTTGTAGGCAACAG TCGTTTCTATCACTATTCTGTGTCCAATGATGGAGTTGAAGAAGCACACGGCAATGACTACAAGAAAGACTATTTTACAGACGTTGTCAAGAGACAAGCTATTGCCTTTATAGGAAATGTCACAGAGTCAGGCAAAGACTCTCCATTCTTCATGTACGTTTCTACTCCTGCACCTCATAGACCCGCAACTCCTGCTCCGCAATATAATCACACGTTTGATGGTCGTCAGGCTCCACGGACGCCGTCTTATCATTACGAtggaacagacaaacactggATTATATCTAAAG GGACGCCACATATGAACAATCAGACGGTTGAAATTGTTGATCAGCTCTTTCGTCAGCGTTGGGAAACTCTCCTGTCTGTTGACGATCTTGTAGAAGAACTATTGGCAACACTTGAGAAGAAGAATCTGATGAACAACACATTTATCTTCTACAACAGTGATCATG GTTATCACTTGGGTCAATTCAATCAACAG GGTGAGAAACGTCAGCCGTATGATGAAGACATCCGAGTGCCTCTCATAGTTCGTGGTCCTGGCATCGCCAAGAACCAAACAGCCGACACAATCGCACTAAACATTGACCTG CTGCCGACGTTTATTGATCTTGCTGGTGGTGAGATTCCAGATGATGTTGATGGTCGAAGCTTGAAGCCCATCCTGATGGGCCAAACAACGAAGAATACT TGGCGTTCAGACTTTCTCGTTGAGTATTGGGGAGAAGGAAATCCTTGCATGGGTCACATGGCTTCCAAAGAGCAAGTTTTCTTACATG ATTGCCATAATAATACGTTTGTTGGCATCCGGTCATTGAAATCTGGTGATAACACTCTTTATGCCGAATTCTTTGCCAACG ACTCGGCTCCAGTTGCAATTGACAACTTCAACTTTGAAGAATACTACGATCTGGACAAA GACTACTGGCAGCTACACAACATGATCCATCAGGTTGACCCGAACACAAGAACAACAATACGG GATCGACTGAAAAAGTTTGCAACATGCAGCGGTACTTCATGTCACATTTGA
- the LOC134188709 gene encoding N-acetylglucosamine-6-sulfatase-like isoform X1: protein MSCIFFALFVASLTAVASKQPNIVFIITDDQDVKLDSLSVQPKVQKLLTDEGLFFKNAFVTHPVCCPSRSSTLTGKYTHNHQTYENNVNRGCNAQSWRDRNENKTIGAYMSRAGYTTGFFGKYLNNYALKSSGMNASHVPPGWHKWFGLVGNSRFYHYSVSNDGVEEAHGNDYKKDYFTDVVKRQAIAFIGNVTESGKDSPFFMYVSTPAPHRPATPAPQYNHTFDGRQAPRTPSYHYDGTDKHWIISKGTPHMNNQTVEIVDQLFRQRWETLLSVDDLVEELLATLEKKNLMNNTFIFYNSDHGYHLGQFNQQGEKRQPYDEDIRVPLIVRGPGIAKNQTADTIALNIDLLPTFIDLAGGEIPDDVDGRSLKPILMGQTTKNTVSWRSDFLVEYWGEGNPCMGHMASKEQVFLHDCHNNTFVGIRSLKSGDNTLYAEFFANDSAPVAIDNFNFEEYYDLDKDYWQLHNMIHQVDPNTRTTIRDRLKKFATCSGTSCHI from the exons ATGTCCTGCATCTTCTTCGCCTTGTTTGTTGCTTCTCTGACTGCAGTCGCATCAAAGCAGCCTAACATCG TTTTTATCATCACTGACGACCAGGACGTGAAGCTCGACTCTCTGTCCGTGCAGCCGAAAGTACAGAAGCTGCTGACGGATGAAGGTCTGTTCTTCAAGAATGCTTTTGTCACACATCCGGTCTGTTGCCCCTCGAGATCTTCAACACTGACCGGAAAGTATACGCACAATCACCAGACGTATGAGAACAATGTGAATAGAGGCTGCAATGCGCAGTCGTGGAGAGACAGGAATGAGAATAAAACGATCGGAGCTTACATGAGCAGAGCAGGATATACAACTGGATTCTTTG gcAAGTACCTCAATAACTATGCTCTGAAGTCATCAGGCATGAACGCATCACACGTCCCACCAGGCTGGCACAAATGGTTTGGCCTTGTAGGCAACAG TCGTTTCTATCACTATTCTGTGTCCAATGATGGAGTTGAAGAAGCACACGGCAATGACTACAAGAAAGACTATTTTACAGACGTTGTCAAGAGACAAGCTATTGCCTTTATAGGAAATGTCACAGAGTCAGGCAAAGACTCTCCATTCTTCATGTACGTTTCTACTCCTGCACCTCATAGACCCGCAACTCCTGCTCCGCAATATAATCACACGTTTGATGGTCGTCAGGCTCCACGGACGCCGTCTTATCATTACGAtggaacagacaaacactggATTATATCTAAAG GGACGCCACATATGAACAATCAGACGGTTGAAATTGTTGATCAGCTCTTTCGTCAGCGTTGGGAAACTCTCCTGTCTGTTGACGATCTTGTAGAAGAACTATTGGCAACACTTGAGAAGAAGAATCTGATGAACAACACATTTATCTTCTACAACAGTGATCATG GTTATCACTTGGGTCAATTCAATCAACAG GGTGAGAAACGTCAGCCGTATGATGAAGACATCCGAGTGCCTCTCATAGTTCGTGGTCCTGGCATCGCCAAGAACCAAACAGCCGACACAATCGCACTAAACATTGACCTG CTGCCGACGTTTATTGATCTTGCTGGTGGTGAGATTCCAGATGATGTTGATGGTCGAAGCTTGAAGCCCATCCTGATGGGCCAAACAACGAAGAATACTGTGAGT TGGCGTTCAGACTTTCTCGTTGAGTATTGGGGAGAAGGAAATCCTTGCATGGGTCACATGGCTTCCAAAGAGCAAGTTTTCTTACATG ATTGCCATAATAATACGTTTGTTGGCATCCGGTCATTGAAATCTGGTGATAACACTCTTTATGCCGAATTCTTTGCCAACG ACTCGGCTCCAGTTGCAATTGACAACTTCAACTTTGAAGAATACTACGATCTGGACAAA GACTACTGGCAGCTACACAACATGATCCATCAGGTTGACCCGAACACAAGAACAACAATACGG GATCGACTGAAAAAGTTTGCAACATGCAGCGGTACTTCATGTCACATTTGA